The genomic interval ACATACAGACTagctgatgatgaagatgatgaagatgataatGAGTGGTTTATTTCCTCAGCTGGTCCAAGATCTTCTTTGTATGTTGGTGGCTCACCTCGTCAGTCATGTGGGTCAACTTGTTTGTGGCGCTCATCTTAGAGGTCAGTTCACTCAGACGACACAACTTTAGAGTTTCAGTCAATAATTCTGATATTGTCAAAACAGATATTGAAACTCTGTCAACAACCCAAATAAAGGCCATGGGGAGAAAATTGTTATtactggaaaaaaatgttttagtatttaaagaaaacttAATAGAAACCTAAGGGCATAACAgtattttgtcatattttaaccTTTGCCTTTCTGAGCTGTTTTGTACAATTTCATGTCACAGACAAGAAATAAGAAATGATTGTGTCAAAGATAAATCTGGAGTAATATCTTCCTCATGTCATTTGCTAAATATCCTGTTGGTTGTTTTGAACAGAACTTCATCTATAGGTGGGACCGCAGTCACAGCTGCTCTGTTACTGAAGTGGAGAGGATCAGATACCAAACCTCTGTGCAGCTCATGTTCAGGTCGGTCTGATTGTGATTcattttaacacaaaacaaaatctCTCATCGCTAATTTCATTAACTGTATTCTCctgtcctctttttctctgcagagagCAGATCCAGGAACCAACAGAAGAGGAGTTACTGTGTCAGCTTCACCAACACCCACACTTACACCTGGACtggtgacacacacatacacatatactcatacaaactcaaacatatatgtacacacacacgcacactatGGTGCTGGATTTGtgtcacagcaaacacacacgaCGCACACACATTTGTGTGACTATTCCCTTAAAGTCccacatgtatgtatgtatgtatgtatgtttgtgcgTTGTGTAAGTAGACTTGAGCATTCAGTGCTGCTTATGGCACATTTTTCTATGCTTTATGTAGAATGTTAGTGGCACGGTGGTATTATTTTATGGTTCAGGGATCCAAAACCTGCTCCCTCCTTACTTATCCCAGCcatcaaatgtattattatgttttatcaGGTCAGAAATATGCCCTTTTCCCTGCACAAGCGCTAATAGTTCTTAACAAGTCTCAGACAACTAAAGCTTTGCTCGGCACTGGTGCTGCTGATTTGAATGGTTGTTGTGAGCCACAGCCAAAACAGAATAAAGTTTGCATTAGTGTTTCTACTGCAGGCAAGaactaattatttttttatgggtTATTTTGTATTGGATAAAGCACTGACATTTTAGCAAATGATGTGGAATTTCAAAACAATTGCCATCTTAAATATGAAACATTGACCtactgtcttattttaatataggataaaaacaaactacCTGTTTCAACTGACTCATTTTGGTTCAGAGCCATAGGTGTCCACATCACAGTGTGACGAAGCCAAAATCAGGACAAGCCAATgcagaatttcaaaataaaatccatctTAAATATGAAATAGCGAGCcacatttttcattaatttcaatttgagattaaaaaataatcccTGTTTCGACCAACTCATTTTTGGCCAGGCTGGTACTTCATAACAGTAAGAAAGTAACAGAGCCTGAGGCACACTGGATCCATAATAACCATTCAAAATAACATTAAGAGACGCGCGTACAATCAGCTGATCACGATGTGCACCTCTTTCCCTCGCTCTTTAGAGCTTGCTCTGCTTCAGCACTGGACAGCGCCGTGTTTAcccattttatcattttcagcacaaacaagaagaagaatttcCCCTTTCACAGCACAAATGCTCACTTGAACACTGTTGGACTTACAATAATCTCTTAATATTTAGGCACCACATGGATTAAACAAATTGCCTACAATGCTTCAATATGCCCCTACATTTATTGGCCTGGTGCATTTATCATCATCACACTCATCACTCATCCTTGCTTTATCCAACACAACACACCGGTAACTCATTGAAAGAATTAAAAGGATTATTAACAATGCTTACCTGCAGTGGAAACACTAACACACGAATCCCACTAGTGAGCTACTATTTCAATATTTACGTGTATTCTTATTTTGTATGCTGTGTACTCCTGGAATATAACAAACACATCATCTcttaaagtaaaagtaaaagttggGTTTTGAACCCAGGTCTCCTGTTTGTATGCCCCCCAAATACCACTGCACTACAGACCATGGAGACATGTGATAGGGAGAAAATGTGGTAACACAATAGTGGGTGCGTCTGGAAGTCCATTGGTGTGCACTACTTTCACACGCACATACGTACAGATTAATGAAATACTCATGTGCTTTGCATGTGTGCACTGTGACACAATTCCcgcttctcacacacacacacacacacacacacacacacacacacacacacacacacacacacacacacacacacacacacacacacacacacacacacacacacacacacatactgttaCTACTTAATCTGTCTACTGTGTGATTTAAGCACTGAAAGGTCAATATAAGAGCATTTtacttttagtttgttttaaatacttttattgttgttttttttttttctactactGAAACAGTAAAAAGCACATTGTTTTCAGTATCAGTGCACCTTTGTGTTATAGTTGAGTTACCTAAAGTGTAAATATTAATGTTTCATATTGCTGCCATTCCCTCCACCAGCAACTAGCAACATAACGTAAAGGAAAGGAGTGGGAACAGCAGTCAATTTTGGCATATCAGGTCATTGGGGTTCAAATGCACAACCCCAACACTGAAAAGGAAGCAGATGCTCAAGCCCTCATGTACTTAAACTATAACCACTTTCATCAGTTTAAATATGACAGACACGCGAGAACCAAGTCAAGCTAACAACCAAAGTTTTGCCATAAGTGAGTTTGGCGGTATTGTAATAACCTGTTTTTCTCACTTGTACAGATATTGTTATGAATAGCTTGTGGACCTTGATtgttttcagggtttttttcacTGTTGTTCACATCTCAAACATAGCTATCTGTGGGAGGATATCTAAGCTGAGTGTCACCAGGACACACGTCTTCAACTGAAACGCACAAATGCATATTTAAACAAAGCAGCCTGCACTCAGATGGAGGGGATACTTTGCCTTCTTGGATCAGCCTTTTAAAGGGTCTCTGCACCTCTTCGCACAAACTGAACACAATTAGCATGTACGTGCACTCTCTCACAGGGAacagattgtttttatttttcctggaACCACACCATACACCAGTAACCTGTTTTGATGTAAGGGAAATCTTAAGTTACACCTGAGACATTTAGGAAGTGGTGTTCTTGTAAGGGGAACATGTTTTGGGAGGCTGTATGTTATAAAAGCTGGAGTAACAGAGGCTCAGTAAAAACACAGCTTTTCTGCATGCTACCTGCCACACAGCACTGAGAGTTTCCtaaactgaatttaaaaaagggatTTTTTAAATAGAGATTTTATCTGTTTATGACTTATTGTGCCTTAGTATTTATAAATTGTAGAGTCCACTGAATGGTGAAGAATAAAAGGATTTTATTGAAAAAAGGTTGGTTGAGTAAAAGTTCTGTGTTGACTGTAACTTGAAAAACAGCTTGTCTGCATTGTATGAATGGTGTTGGTAAAAACTGGGtaaaaagacagatttaaataaatattttacaaaacTTCTTAgactttttgtgatttttttttaattttgaaaaccTCACCTTTTAGTGTATAAACTAACAAGCATCACCAGCATTGACCCGGGTCTGGTAAACAGTGAACCAATGAATGTAGGAGTCAACATGATGTGTAATTACGTCAATGACTCTGAATGTGTTCACCAATGATGACTCTGATCATGGCTGTGTTTTAACTGGTTTCACCATCAAGTGGTGCaggtcttcttttttaaatataaatgtgtctgaaatgaAAGACACAAATTTTTAGAAAGAATCCCTCTGCTAGTGAAGATCAATGGACAGGCAGTGGAGACCGTGCACCAGTGTTAATACAATTGTTGACCAGAAGCCATCTCTTGATCCTCATGTAGTCCCAATCTGTAACAAAACTCATCAAAGGGTGTATTTTATCACAACTTTAATTCTGACAAGGTTTTAATGGAAATGCTGGATTTATCAAATCAtttctgacattcttttttacattctttctttaaaaaactgcagGATCTACATGAAATTATATATGAGGTATTACATTCAGTACACTAAAAGGCTTAGCCCATTACTGTTAAAAGAGTTCATGTTTCccctgcaggaaaaacagtctgaaaaCTCATTTGACCCAACTGCCATTACCCTTCTGACTGGCTCGATGTTATATTTATTCATGAATCATTCTTTCATTGCAAGCAtctatttttaaagttaattcAGTGTGCCGTTGTGACTTGTGTGTGACTGctagctgttaaaaaaaatgactcctctgtgaaaaaaaggatgaagatattaaataaattgtattttaatgaaCACATATGCATTGGGGACACAGCACTTTCTATTTCAAAGCAAGAAAATtggaaaatgtaatttaatttgataATATTTTACAGAAAGTCAAGAAATATGTTCAAAAAAATAGCAGTGTTGACATCTGTCTTTACTAACTCAAAAATGTACTGTATAAACTAAGAAATGCTTGAATATTCAACTTTCCTGAGAATCATAAACTAATATTTAGTTGCATAACCTCAATTTCTGATAACTGCTTCACATCTGTGGTGCATGGAGTCGACCAACTTCTGGCACCGGTCAACAGGTATTGCAGCCCAGGACAATTGTACCAAGTTCCACAATTCCTCTTCTTGGTTTTGCCTCATGAACAGCATTTTTGATGTCAGCCCACAAGTTTTCTATGGGATTAAGGTCCAGAGATTGTGCTGGCCACTCCATTACTTGAATGCGGTTTGTCTGGAACCATGATTTTGCTTGCTTGCTGGTGTGTTTGGGGGTCATCATCTTGTTGAAACACCCATTTCAAGGGCATTTCCTCTTCAGCATACGGCAACATGACTTCTTCCAGTATTCTGATGTACTCAAACTGATCCATGATCCCTGGTATGCGATAAATAGGACCAACACCATAGTACGAGAAACATCCCCATATCATGATGCTTGCACCACCATGCTTCACCGTCTTCACTGTGTACTGTGGCTTGAATTCAGTGTTTGCAGGACGTCTGACAAACTGTTTGTGGCCCTTAGACCCAAAAAGAACAATCTTACTTTCATCAGTCCACAAAATATTACGCCATTTCTTTTTAGGCCAGTCAATGTGTTCTTTGGCAAATTGTAACCGCTTCAGCacgtcttttttttaacaattttttttaactttgcgGGGGCTTCTTGCTGGTAGCTTGGCTTCACATAGACGTCACCTGATTGTTACAGTACTCACAGGCAACCTTAGATCTTCTTTGAACCTCCTGGAGCTGATCATTGGCTGAGCCTTTGCCATGCTGGTTATTCTCCGATCCATTTGaatagttgtttttctttttcttcctcgcCTTTCTGGTTTTGGCTGCCATTTTAAAGAGTTTGATATCTTAGCTGATATTTTAGCTGAACAGCCTATCATTTTCTGCACTTCTTTATAGGTTTTCCCTTCTTTGATTAATTTCTTAATCAAAGAACGCTCTTATTCTGAACAGTGTCTTGAACGACCcgttttcctctgtttttcaagGACAAATGCAAAGCCAGCATATGCAGCATCAGTTGCCTTGATCCTTAAATGAGGGCCACATGTTTAACAccagtttttttcacattatcaATGACCTCACTTATTGAACTCAGCACTGCTATTTTTTTGAACACGCCCCTTTCAGTTAATGATTCAGTTTCACAGAATCAGCAGCATGCACGCCATGCCTGTTGGTTTTCTATACCTTTACTAAACCTCCTAGAAACTTACTTGCAGTGTAGAAGTTGAAATTTTcacaaaaacagtgatttatcTTGCTAGTGATGCTGGACTGCTGTTATTTTGAACACAACTGTATGTCCactgattttcatgcatgtaggtgAGAAACACTCATGAGCTCAAGcttttgaaactttttatggGGTCATTTTGTTGTCTCCAAACAAGAGAGCACCATCATACATTCATTTCCTCATCTTGCGATGCATCAGCCAAATAAGGGATTATTTTGGCAGAGAGAATAGTAACTCCTTTCAGTCGAGGGATGGAGCATGacatcaacacaaaataaacagtacAGAGTCCAGAGCTCTCATCCACTGCAGAGATAACACACCTGAGCTGAGATAACTCTGTCGCTATGAGTCAGCCCAAAGTCATTTAATGGACGATCACAGAAGTCATTAATAAGCAGCTTTAAATATGGATTTAGATCTAGATACATGTATCAGGGTTTAACTGAATGCAGATAACAGGATAGAGATCTTCAGCTGCTCTTACTGACACTGAGATATCAAGTTAACATTTCTACAGCCAGTGATCCAAATGACTATTTCTGACATTCCGGTGTGTGATGGTGAGTGTAATGACACAATAAAGAGGAACTGTGTGTTATAGAAGGCACATCACATAATTTCATTtattcagaaacagaagaagagtttcagctgcaggaggagctgctgcagttTTATCTgtagaaacataaaaaatacaaacatccaGACAAATTGAAACCAAAGTTTGACTTTGTTAGTAAAAACTGAAGCCatgtttaaaggttttttttacacagcGTGGGGTTCTGctgtcacacactgacacagcatGAGAAAGTAAACACTGAAGTGATCCAGACAACATGGATTAATTGGAACAGAATAACAGAGGTGTGCAGGTGTAATCACCTGTTTATACAACACAAACATAGAAACAGTTCAGGCAGGTAAATGAGTGCACAGTAATCAGATTCATTCACATAAGGCAGAGTGTCACATGGTGTTAAAGCACATCCTTATCAAAATATTGCTTCATCTTGCAAAGAAAAATACTCTCTGCTGATTGGTTCCTCCTCCTGTTTGAAATGATGCATTCAGGAGCAGACAGACTGTAGGAAATGTTCACAGGATACTCCACGGGTAAACAGCGTCTCATTGGTCCTCGCTCAGGTTTGCAGCCTGCACCTCCAGCTCCTCTGCTGTCACCATGTCCGGACTGATGGCAGCAAACCTTGTCCCGTGGAACTGACGCAGGTGGATCTGGAAAAAAACACGAGTCCATAAACCATTTCAAATAAGAAGTATCAATAACATCAtcagtcaaaaacaaaaaccacgAGGCAACAAAACTCTATCTGTTTTAGTTCCTATAGACAGACTGCTGTTATAGGCTGTTATATAGACTGTAGTACCTGTATGTGTAATGTTGTACCTGTTTGTAGACTACAGTACCTGAGTGTATTTATACAGACTGAACCTGTATGTAGTAGCTGTAGACTGTAATACCTGTATGTAGAGGTTGACCTCAGCGCTTCTGCACAGGTATGGGAAGTTTCCACCTGTCTTCAGATGGGCCCTCCTGGCGTTAGGATATAGCTTGTACATCTCCTCCTTGGCCTCTAGGGACAGCGCGCTCTGATCAAACACCTGCACAGAGAACACTTGTCATTCAGGTAACTCCAATACAAAATGCACATGTATACAGGTGTGTGTATATAGTCACACTTACATCTATAATGGTCACAGCCACATCTTTGATTTTGTGCGGCTCCACGTACGAGTTCTGGCAGTTCAGCGTTAGCCGCGACGCTAACTCACTTTGGTTCAGGCTCTCCAACtgcataaaacacacagacacacacacacacacacacaggaagggtTTACAATTTGAATACACACTAATAATAGAAGCGCAGTAACCCTGACACTGACACCCTGTagctggcctgctgctgtgaacgtgccagactccagctgctacaactattaaTATCAGTCTCACCGTTATCATCACTGTTACAACTCTGATCTCAGAACATTCAGACTCCAACTGCTATAACTCACACTTTCACTCCTTCCCCTTTTATCAACATCATTATCAGAAATGCTAATATGAGACCTGTTGACTTTAACTGataaagatgagatcagactgagtcctgtctgtaagaatagactggatcttatcctgtcttgatgtcgggactttgttaataatttaacatagagtacggtctagacctgctctgtttgtaaagtgtcttcagataacctttgttgtgaattgttgctgtataaataaagattgattggttaatTTAGACAGCCTGACTAAAGATGAACTATAGTCTGCCAGACCCTTACCTGACTACAGTGCAACTACAGCCACACTGGGCCCAAGTAAAGCAGACAACAAACAGCCTACAGCCAGACATTAACCTGACTACAGCAGATCTACAGCAAAGGGTAaccagcaaagaaaaaaacgtatggcccttttccatcggcccgtcttagccctactctactcgacttgactcgactctactcagtttgtgttgcgtttccacgggcgcggtacctcgtgtcagataccagtttttcgtacctgctctgctctggttccaagcgagctgagccgatactaaaaagtgacgtcgacggactgccggccactgattggtcagagaatgtcatcACCTGGAGTCATGAACACGACGCCCAACATAGGAATCAAAccctccatttttaaaaaacaacatcagtactgtacaatgtctgctcGTAAGTTTCTTCGTGGTCCGTTGACagggtccagacttttttgggtCGATGATTgtaattgttgtgtttgtgtttgtgtttgtgttgtgtttgtgtgtgtgtttgtgtttgtgtttgtgtttgtgttggtgttgtgtttgtgtttgggttgtgtgtgtgtttgtgttgtgtttgtgtttgtgtttgtgttgtgtttgtgtcacattcaaaatgacgtgaacgcagtttcgcgcagctgcgttatgacgaccccgcccaccgtgagtcggtgCCCGAGCTGGTGGAAAAGAAttcaaaccgagtagagtcgagtcgagtagggctggaactttgtagtggaaaagggccaataGTCTGACAACAGTTTTGCTACAGTCAGATTTCAGCCTGTTAATTGCCAGGCCACACAGAGGCTCAATCtcctccctgagccctgagcccttcttgacttaattgacgtcccCTGTAAAGTGactgagggcaggaggctggaAGGGCTCAAAAATGTAGAACTGGGAATGAGACAGCACTTTGTGACATCTCCCGTAACCTGCATGACGCCATGTAGCTCAGCTTAGCGGCATTAGGacattttattgcacaatttttactgactgattgtcatgtgatccaggctcttgcGTACAGACTGCTCAACCACCCAACATGTGATCATTGTAAACGGGCTCCTGCTACACTACTACATATGTTCTGGACGTGCTCTAGACTTCATAGTTTCTGGTGATCCATCTTTGAGACCTTTTCCAGAATGTGTGGCACAACAACAGACCCCTCTCCACCAGTTTCACTATTCGGAGTTGCCCCAGAAAATGCTCCTTTCAATGGGTCTCAAGCAAAccagctctttttttatttacacatatatttatattttctgtgtgtgcgtCATGTCTGtatagatgtttttgtttgattgtcTGGCTGTGTGCTTATTGCCCTTTGTTACTTTTGTTGTTctcaatgtaaatgttttttgtgactatatctgaaaaataaaaaagactttgataaaaaaaaagactgctcAACcacaaaattcaaaatatatataactatcaatatataaattatactgtgtACAAAGATGAaaagatatatagatatatctATATAATAGATTAATagatttaatttgattaaagctgttttctatatttatgcTAAAAGGAAAACTTTTTTGTAACGCCAACATTGGTTGCATCTTCCCAGCTTCTTGTTTAACATCTCTGTTTTAGTATACTTCATGTTATGTTGTTCGTTTACCCTTCCATGCTCgtgggcttcccctgggaatcctgtgtttcacgtcacaatgctatgaactctgggtaattcccttatgtaaagtctgcaaaaatgcccacttcgGGAAAGGGgacataaagggctcaaaattCGAGATTCCCTCATGCACTTGAAGATGTGACAGCGAGACAGTCCTAAGCCCTCACTGATTTAGCAGGATTGGACTCAAAGTcattgagtgtgtgagtgtggacatgGAGATTGGGCCAGAGTCTTCAGCCTGCAAACAGCTTGTACACAAGTGGCTACAGCCTGAAGACAACCAGACACGGTAAATCAAAAAGAGAACCTATAACCTGGTGATATCCTGACAACATGTAGAAAGAGCAACACTAGAACCTTACAACCACCTGAtcaagacaattacaaagtcacaATACAGCATAACCATAGCCTGACCATAGCCAGACCACCGCCACACTACAGCCACACTAAAGCCAGGCCACAGCCATCCATAAATAGCAAAACCACAGCCAGACGTAAACCTGCCTACAGCTGCTCTACAGCCTGATAATATCCAGACACTAGGCAGTTTCAGCCCAACTACAGCTGGGCCAAAGCTACAGTCAGACATGAGCTGGACCGTGTTGGGTCAGTAGTCTGATGGTGGATGTCTCACAGCAGCAGTGGAGTAGTACAGAGGATCAGAGGGGTCTGATTATCTAATGAAGGACACTGCAGGAGGAACAGGAAACATCCCACCATAAACAGACcatcatcagcatcagcagGAGCTGTTGTAGTTCATAAATCTTTACATatcactgacacaaaaacagtattcacacatacaaatgcacacacactcaccctgtCCACCATGAAGTCGATTGCATCGGCCATCTTGGAGTCCACAGGTCCTTTAGCAAAGTTCCCCAGAACAATCTTCTTCAACATAAATGCAGGCATCAACcagaaactgaaacacaaacaagaacgATGAGTCCTTTGATACTCtggtttgtttatgtatttaccTGTCTGGAAACACTCACCTGTTAGCCGTCCAGGTCTGGTTAAAGATGGAGGTGTCACTGAACGAGTTACACAGGATTAGAGAGTGAACTCTGGGAGATTTGTGCGTGCACTCTGCAAACTTCTGAGCCAAGAATCCACCCAGAGAAGCCCCAAACAGGTGCACCTGAGAGACACAGGTCACAGGACCACATTAAACACCCGTGTCAGCCTCCAGATTCCTGCACTTTGGATAAGGATTTTCTGTAATGGAGCTAATCTCAGTAGAGATGCTCTGATTGACCGGCTGGGGACCTGAATCAGCTGGTTTTTAGCCTGTTCAGCTGTGACCTCTCAAACACATCAGATTCTGTGCTGGTCTCAGATTTCAGACACCATGCTCAcagtgacacaaaaacacacacatacacacagggtaCATGTTGTCAATGTGGACGTGACGTGTCCATCAGTTGTTGTGAAAAACATACAGGAGGATCCTCAAATCACTGACCGATCCAAGTATGGATTATTGAGTTCTGGAGCCTGAtccagagaggggaggagaaagagactatgtctgttttcaaaaccgcctgctacatactacctacaaatgtagtaggcagtaccaaCTGCCCACTACATTTGTAGGTAATATGTAGCAGgacgtttcaaaaacagcctttgtctTTCCTGAGTTTACATATGAAATGCATTAATATAAACTACATTATGACTTGTGTCAACCTACTACAGAGACTGATTAAAGCACAACTGTTTGTTTAGAGGACAGGAACGTGTCCTGACTGTTTGTGTTCAATCATGTGTTAGCATCAGTTTTTATGCTCTCCATGTGTCTCTGTTTGATACCGTCTGCAGGCAGCAGCTGAGATTCAACGACTGAAAGGATCACACAGGTCAAATGAGCACGCCTCAAGAACAGGAGTCATTACAGTCAGATCCAATGATGAAGCTGGGACAGAATATGATCCAGCATCCAGGATGGCAGGACTAAAACCAGTCAGTCTGCTTTAGAAGAATACtgtgcttta from Notolabrus celidotus isolate fNotCel1 chromosome 3, fNotCel1.pri, whole genome shotgun sequence carries:
- the spg21 gene encoding maspardin, whose translation is MDEIKVSPDYNWFRSTVPLKRIIVDDDDSKVWSLYDAGPKSIRCPIILLPPVSGTAEVFFQQVLALTGWGYRVISLQYPVYWDLMEFCDGFRKLLDHLQLDKVHLFGASLGGFLAQKFAECTHKSPRVHSLILCNSFSDTSIFNQTWTANSFWLMPAFMLKKIVLGNFAKGPVDSKMADAIDFMVDRLESLNQSELASRLTLNCQNSYVEPHKIKDVAVTIIDVFDQSALSLEAKEEMYKLYPNARRAHLKTGGNFPYLCRSAEVNLYIQIHLRQFHGTRFAAISPDMVTAEELEVQAANLSEDQ